A portion of the Chondrinema litorale genome contains these proteins:
- a CDS encoding DUF6882 domain-containing protein gives MSLFDKLFKSDKENKTKEQGFDKLSKKDWTSFNELFEHHAALSFEKQLLFGEVIGDNSWQFDMNTGTISFGSELSFPVQVIGSLSFNDSSWMWGWANAQSGIPNDLLLQSHQLKTLGEDKQVEELIDPHFTVDQNFEHKVGMIACGLFNAKSYYCANYGQGTLVVTIESDDIAPIDRDRVEPIMTKFPQLISSMELNHKNAFINYLIDRSFKIKLTENKVEGLRLGKLIEADFDTQDRLTNLNGNL, from the coding sequence ATGAGTCTATTCGATAAACTTTTTAAGTCTGATAAAGAAAACAAAACCAAAGAGCAGGGTTTTGATAAACTTTCCAAAAAAGATTGGACTTCTTTTAATGAGCTTTTTGAACACCACGCCGCACTTTCTTTCGAAAAACAATTGTTATTTGGCGAGGTAATCGGAGATAATTCTTGGCAATTCGACATGAATACCGGCACCATTTCTTTTGGTTCTGAGCTTTCATTTCCTGTGCAAGTAATAGGTTCTCTTTCCTTTAACGACAGCTCGTGGATGTGGGGCTGGGCAAATGCGCAAAGCGGTATCCCAAACGATTTGCTTTTGCAGTCTCATCAGCTAAAAACTTTAGGCGAGGATAAACAGGTAGAAGAGTTGATAGATCCACATTTTACTGTAGATCAAAACTTTGAGCATAAAGTAGGTATGATCGCCTGCGGCCTGTTTAATGCGAAAAGTTATTATTGCGCCAATTATGGTCAAGGTACTTTGGTGGTAACAATCGAAAGCGACGATATTGCTCCAATAGATAGAGACAGGGTAGAACCGATTATGACGAAGTTCCCGCAATTAATCAGTAGTATGGAGCTAAACCATAAAAATGCTTTTATTAATTATTTAATAGACAGAAGCTTTAAAATAAAACTTACTGAAAATAAAGTAGAAGGCTTGCGACTTGGGAAGTTAATAGAAGCTGATTTTGATACACAAGATAGACTTACTAACTTAAATGGTAATTTATAG
- a CDS encoding TlpA disulfide reductase family protein — protein sequence MKSIVPIFLSILVFFACQNEKKETGYVLTGTLKNIADSSVVYLATQNEKMDSAFVVGEKFTMKGKVDAPTHVYISIKDSENFGALWLENSPMTITAEDGKFREAVITGSQTQKDNDLLKGKLTALGKVADSLVSILRDENTEKSLWDSTYAEYQANNDLQQEIQRGFIKDNPESLVSAYILKVYKSTWGRDTTELLFTPMPEVVKNTEDGKSIARFIELSVNPQIGDKYVDFEMENVAGEKVKLSDIKGKYVLVDFWASWCGPCRRENPNLVKTYNNFHDKGFEVLGVSFDQKKEPWLKAIEKDELPWEQITDLLAWECEAGVIYNVNAIPDNILIDEEGTIIARGLRGVKLDEKLEELFNKAS from the coding sequence ATGAAAAGTATTGTCCCAATTTTTTTATCGATTCTCGTATTTTTTGCCTGCCAAAATGAGAAAAAAGAAACAGGTTATGTACTCACAGGAACGCTAAAAAATATTGCTGATAGTTCTGTGGTTTATCTTGCTACACAAAATGAAAAAATGGACTCAGCATTTGTAGTAGGTGAGAAATTTACCATGAAAGGTAAAGTTGATGCTCCTACCCATGTTTATATCTCGATAAAAGATAGTGAAAATTTTGGGGCTTTGTGGTTAGAAAATAGTCCAATGACGATTACTGCTGAAGATGGAAAATTTAGAGAAGCAGTAATTACAGGTTCACAAACACAAAAAGATAATGATCTATTAAAAGGCAAATTGACAGCTCTCGGAAAAGTGGCAGATAGCTTAGTAAGCATTTTGAGAGATGAAAATACAGAAAAGAGTTTGTGGGATTCTACTTATGCAGAGTATCAAGCCAATAATGATCTTCAGCAAGAAATTCAGAGAGGTTTTATTAAAGACAATCCAGAATCATTGGTGAGTGCATACATACTTAAAGTGTATAAATCTACTTGGGGAAGAGATACAACAGAGTTATTATTTACACCAATGCCAGAGGTTGTTAAAAATACAGAAGATGGTAAATCAATCGCTCGTTTTATTGAGTTAAGTGTGAATCCACAAATAGGAGACAAGTATGTAGATTTTGAAATGGAAAATGTAGCTGGCGAAAAAGTAAAGTTATCTGACATTAAAGGTAAATATGTATTGGTAGATTTTTGGGCTTCGTGGTGTGGACCTTGCCGAAGAGAGAATCCTAATCTTGTAAAAACATATAACAATTTTCACGATAAGGGTTTTGAAGTGTTGGGGGTTTCATTCGATCAGAAAAAAGAGCCTTGGTTAAAAGCGATAGAAAAAGACGAATTGCCTTGGGAGCAAATAACAGATTTATTGGCTTGGGAATGCGAAGCAGGGGTTATTTATAATGTAAATGCCATTCCAGATAATATCTTAATAGACGAAGAAGGAACAATTATCGCCAGAGGATTAAGAGGTGTTAAGCTAGATGAAAAGTTGGAAGAGCTGTTTAATAAAGCAAGTTGA
- a CDS encoding glycoside hydrolase family 43 protein: MNQTFNKQLIFFVFVALLSACNSKPNKGFTGYLFAYFEGSGDGQKQEQLRFAVSEDAINWYALNNNEPIIPPAEISKSGGIRDPHILRGENDDNFYIVATDMFTIKNGWDSNPGIVMLKSNNLTDWTSSYIDISETYPEKFGNVKWVWAPQVIFDKDEGKYLIYFTIRYYDSEDLDFYSAYANGDFTSFESEPELMFHSKYGAIDGDIIYKDGTYHMFYKGHTRNDDWEIIKNGIQQATSKSLKGPWVEDFKYLDVYADDSTVVEGSSVFKLNNSDEYILMYDLYASQQYEFQRSTDLYHFSEKSEKFTKDFQPRHGSVIGITSEEATRLNNKWSGVPKNLLIE; this comes from the coding sequence ATGAATCAAACTTTTAATAAACAGCTAATATTTTTCGTATTTGTAGCTCTCTTATCTGCATGCAACTCAAAACCTAATAAAGGGTTTACAGGTTATTTATTCGCTTATTTTGAAGGTTCTGGCGATGGTCAAAAACAAGAGCAATTACGCTTTGCTGTGAGTGAAGATGCCATTAACTGGTATGCACTAAACAATAATGAGCCAATTATCCCTCCTGCTGAAATATCAAAATCTGGTGGTATTCGTGACCCTCATATTTTAAGAGGTGAAAATGATGACAATTTCTATATAGTTGCCACCGATATGTTCACCATAAAAAATGGCTGGGATAGCAACCCCGGCATTGTAATGCTTAAGTCTAATAATTTAACAGACTGGACATCTAGCTACATAGATATCTCTGAGACTTATCCAGAAAAATTTGGTAATGTAAAATGGGTTTGGGCTCCACAGGTAATTTTCGATAAAGACGAAGGCAAATATCTTATTTACTTTACCATTCGCTATTACGATAGTGAGGACCTAGATTTCTATAGCGCTTATGCAAATGGTGATTTTACAAGTTTCGAAAGTGAACCAGAGCTGATGTTTCACTCAAAATATGGCGCTATAGACGGTGATATTATTTATAAAGATGGCACTTACCACATGTTTTATAAAGGCCATACCCGAAATGATGATTGGGAGATTATAAAAAATGGTATACAACAAGCGACTAGTAAATCTTTAAAAGGACCTTGGGTAGAAGATTTTAAATACCTAGATGTATATGCTGATGACTCAACCGTGGTAGAAGGTTCTTCTGTGTTTAAACTAAACAACTCTGATGAATACATATTGATGTACGACCTGTATGCGAGCCAACAGTATGAATTTCAAAGAAGTACAGACTTATATCATTTCTCTGAAAAATCAGAAAAATTTACTAAGGATTTTCAACCTCGCCATGGCTCTGTTATCGGGATTACAAGTGAAGAAGCCACCAGACTAAATAACAAATGGAGCGGAGTTCCTAAAAACTTACTTATAGAATAA
- a CDS encoding M81 family metallopeptidase, which translates to MKIILYYTTIFYLFALAACTSSNSGDNSAQEADGGKKPKVAIAGIAIESSTFSPALSYEDAFRKSVGEEMYKNYPFLKEDGPHLKRAEWYPAMYASAIPGGAVPRETYESLVTQILEKLKQNLPYDGLYLDIHGAMSVVGLDDPEGDFIERVREVVGMETLISTSMDLHGNVTLRLAKNSDLITCFRMAPHEDRYETKERAVNNLLTRLENGTGRPAYKAWIPVPILLPGEQTSTRVEPAKSLYAKVDPATKQEGVIDASIWIGYAWADEPRNHAVVMTYGDDKEAVVSAAEELAESFWAVRDEFDFVAPTATLEEALDKAIASDKVPFMISDSGDNPTAGGAGDVTWTITEILKRPEFKKADGPSLIYASIPGPDFVAKAEEIGVGGEIDATAGADVDNRFAPPVRLKGTIEAIEHGDRSAETVVVVKVGSAHVIVTKKRKPYHYIKDFTDVGLNPKETDIVVVKIGYLVPELYDMRADWIMALTPGGVDQYLERLEYKRIKRPMYPFAKDMETPDLSAKLIPLSNES; encoded by the coding sequence ATGAAAATTATACTGTATTACACAACTATCTTTTACCTGTTTGCATTAGCAGCTTGTACTTCTTCAAACTCAGGAGATAACAGTGCTCAAGAGGCAGACGGTGGCAAAAAACCGAAAGTAGCTATTGCAGGTATAGCTATTGAATCTAGTACATTTTCTCCCGCTCTTTCTTATGAAGATGCTTTTCGTAAAAGCGTAGGAGAGGAAATGTATAAAAACTATCCTTTTTTAAAAGAAGATGGCCCACATCTAAAAAGAGCAGAGTGGTATCCAGCTATGTATGCTTCGGCTATCCCGGGTGGAGCAGTACCAAGAGAAACTTATGAATCGCTTGTTACTCAAATTTTAGAGAAATTGAAGCAAAACCTTCCTTACGATGGTTTGTATTTAGATATCCACGGAGCGATGAGTGTGGTTGGTTTAGACGATCCAGAAGGAGATTTTATCGAACGAGTTCGTGAAGTAGTAGGCATGGAGACTTTGATTTCTACTTCAATGGATTTGCACGGTAATGTTACTTTGAGGTTAGCTAAAAATAGCGATCTAATTACTTGTTTCCGTATGGCACCACACGAAGACAGATACGAAACAAAAGAAAGAGCGGTAAACAATCTACTTACTCGTTTAGAGAATGGCACTGGTAGACCAGCTTACAAAGCATGGATTCCTGTTCCAATATTGTTACCGGGTGAGCAAACCAGTACAAGGGTTGAGCCTGCTAAAAGTTTATATGCTAAAGTTGATCCAGCGACTAAACAAGAAGGTGTAATTGATGCATCTATTTGGATTGGTTATGCTTGGGCAGATGAGCCAAGAAACCATGCAGTTGTTATGACTTATGGCGATGATAAAGAAGCTGTAGTGAGTGCTGCTGAAGAACTTGCTGAAAGTTTTTGGGCAGTTAGAGACGAGTTTGATTTTGTTGCACCTACTGCCACTTTAGAAGAAGCTTTAGATAAAGCAATCGCTAGTGATAAAGTACCATTTATGATTAGTGATTCTGGTGATAATCCAACTGCTGGAGGTGCTGGTGACGTTACTTGGACGATTACAGAAATACTTAAAAGGCCTGAGTTTAAAAAAGCAGATGGACCGTCATTAATATATGCATCAATCCCTGGACCTGACTTTGTAGCGAAAGCAGAAGAAATTGGTGTGGGTGGTGAAATAGATGCTACTGCCGGTGCTGATGTTGATAATCGTTTTGCGCCACCAGTAAGGCTAAAAGGAACAATTGAAGCTATAGAGCATGGCGATAGAAGTGCAGAAACTGTAGTTGTTGTAAAAGTGGGTAGTGCACATGTAATTGTAACTAAAAAACGTAAGCCTTATCACTACATAAAAGACTTTACAGATGTTGGCTTAAATCCTAAGGAAACTGATATAGTAGTGGTAAAAATTGGTTACTTGGTACCTGAACTTTACGACATGCGTGCCGACTGGATTATGGCACTTACTCCGGGAGGTGTTGACCAGTACTTAGAAAGATTGGAATATAAAAGAATTAAAAGACCGATGTATCCATTTGCTAAAGACATGGAAACGCCAGATTTATCGGCTAAGTTGATTCCTCTTTCAAACGAAAGCTAA
- a CDS encoding PQQ-dependent sugar dehydrogenase, producing the protein MKTFSLVSLLLLFNILTSFGQEGKQLYINYCAGCHGTNLEGTTSAASLLKTEWKSGENKAQIKETIKNGVANTTMIAWSSVLNDEQITSITQFIIASQNSNNTANTSNHFDLIDSKKYNLKVEKLVTENLQTPWGIEFINADTALISEKHGSLKWLINGKVSSQTITGLPQTHTKSSTGGFMDIAFDPEYQQNGWVYLAYSHTNGDNKDAKALALTKIVRGKIINNAWTKQQTLFEVPDSLMVVRGNRWGCRFLFDKDGYLFFSIGDMGKAMDSQNLGKATGKVFRINRDGSIPEDNPFVNEAGALKAIYSIGNRNVQGISQHPQTGEIWATEHGPRGGDELNIIRKGANYGWPVITYGINYDGSQITDKTVQDGMEQPIAYWTPSIAVCPTEFVESPLFSAWENNLLVGALAFQELRRLVIEGDKVTEQELLFKGKGRIRDIKFGKDGALYILTNDPDGILKITPEEEH; encoded by the coding sequence ATGAAGACTTTTTCGCTTGTATCCCTCCTATTGCTTTTTAATATTCTAACAAGCTTTGGCCAAGAAGGCAAACAGCTATATATAAACTATTGTGCAGGTTGCCATGGCACTAATTTAGAAGGCACAACTTCTGCCGCATCGCTACTTAAAACCGAATGGAAAAGCGGTGAAAATAAAGCACAAATTAAAGAAACTATTAAAAATGGTGTTGCTAATACTACAATGATTGCTTGGAGTTCTGTTTTAAATGATGAGCAAATAACATCAATCACACAATTTATTATAGCTTCTCAAAACTCAAACAATACAGCCAATACAAGTAATCATTTCGATTTAATTGACTCAAAGAAATACAATCTAAAAGTTGAAAAACTGGTTACAGAAAATTTGCAAACTCCTTGGGGAATAGAATTTATAAATGCCGATACAGCACTTATTTCAGAAAAGCATGGCAGTTTAAAATGGCTAATCAATGGGAAAGTTTCTTCTCAAACCATAACTGGCTTACCCCAAACCCATACCAAAAGTAGTACTGGTGGTTTTATGGATATTGCTTTTGATCCTGAGTATCAACAAAACGGATGGGTTTATTTGGCTTACAGCCATACCAATGGAGATAATAAAGATGCAAAAGCTTTAGCACTTACTAAAATTGTAAGAGGAAAGATTATAAATAATGCTTGGACTAAGCAGCAAACCTTGTTTGAAGTACCAGATTCTCTTATGGTAGTTCGTGGTAACAGATGGGGTTGTCGCTTTCTGTTTGACAAAGATGGCTATTTGTTTTTCTCTATTGGCGATATGGGAAAAGCCATGGACTCTCAAAACCTGGGCAAAGCAACTGGTAAAGTTTTCAGAATTAATCGTGATGGTTCTATACCAGAAGATAATCCCTTCGTAAATGAAGCAGGTGCACTAAAAGCAATTTATTCTATCGGAAACCGAAATGTGCAGGGCATTTCGCAACATCCGCAAACAGGTGAGATTTGGGCAACAGAACATGGCCCAAGAGGTGGAGACGAGCTCAATATTATAAGAAAAGGTGCTAACTATGGTTGGCCTGTAATTACCTATGGCATCAACTACGATGGCAGCCAAATTACCGATAAAACAGTGCAAGACGGTATGGAACAACCCATTGCTTATTGGACTCCATCAATAGCTGTCTGCCCAACAGAATTTGTAGAAAGCCCACTTTTTAGTGCTTGGGAAAACAACCTACTTGTAGGTGCACTAGCCTTTCAAGAGCTTCGTAGGTTAGTAATAGAAGGCGACAAGGTAACTGAGCAAGAATTACTATTTAAAGGAAAAGGTAGAATTCGTGATATCAAGTTTGGGAAAGATGGTGCTTTATACATTCTCACAAACGACCCAGATGGAATTTTAAAAATCACTCCAGAAGAAGAGCATTAA
- a CDS encoding ester cyclase: protein MNTLELNKHVVNRFNKEFLQDGDTSILQDIVSEEFVNHTIPAGFPSDVTGLIKFAEILHQGFPDLSITIHEQTAENDLVSSLKTIEGTHSGELMGKPATGKKVKITVIDMVRLKDGKYVDHWGQNNFMQAMQQL from the coding sequence ATGAATACTTTAGAATTAAACAAACATGTTGTAAACCGCTTTAACAAAGAGTTTTTACAAGACGGAGATACTAGTATTTTACAAGACATTGTTTCAGAAGAGTTTGTAAACCATACTATTCCAGCGGGCTTTCCCAGTGATGTTACTGGTTTAATAAAGTTTGCAGAGATTTTACATCAAGGCTTTCCAGATTTGAGCATCACCATTCACGAACAAACTGCCGAAAACGATTTGGTGTCTTCACTAAAAACAATTGAAGGTACACACTCGGGTGAGCTTATGGGAAAACCAGCCACTGGCAAAAAAGTAAAAATTACTGTGATTGACATGGTAAGGTTAAAAGATGGGAAATATGTAGATCACTGGGGACAAAACAATTTTATGCAAGCGATGCAGCAGTTGTAG
- a CDS encoding C1 family peptidase yields the protein MTKTRNNLSSYCPTYKYQYAGTCYAYAAAYSGLSTEFNIKHNITDRNEVENTTYSAGVVASYHNSSLWFYKRSKTCDQLGTAQKALKILKKVGTVFSSDFDCGCLRFSDIKKQVSPKIHWQRITDYSRLKVHNKYSDSNVEWIKSALSKNHPVIIGMWQNDFVRNLLVGSIDYELPDQQTLDFVAQYRKGISNHAACIVGYDDAYNGGEKGYFLLKNNFANWGDGAGFCWMPYSYLTPMIYEAYYIKGFR from the coding sequence ATGACAAAAACTAGAAACAACTTATCAAGCTATTGCCCTACTTACAAATATCAATATGCAGGCACATGTTATGCTTATGCTGCGGCCTATTCGGGATTGAGTACTGAGTTTAACATTAAACATAATATCACCGACAGAAACGAAGTAGAGAATACAACATATTCAGCCGGAGTGGTTGCAAGCTACCACAATTCGTCTCTTTGGTTTTATAAAAGAAGTAAAACATGCGACCAGTTAGGCACTGCACAAAAGGCTTTAAAAATTCTAAAAAAAGTCGGAACAGTTTTTAGCAGCGATTTCGATTGCGGTTGTCTCCGCTTCTCTGATATTAAAAAGCAGGTATCACCAAAAATTCATTGGCAAAGAATAACCGATTACAGCAGGCTTAAAGTGCATAATAAATATTCAGACAGTAATGTAGAATGGATAAAGTCTGCTTTGAGTAAAAACCATCCGGTTATTATCGGAATGTGGCAAAACGACTTTGTGCGAAACTTGCTTGTCGGTTCCATCGATTATGAGTTGCCAGACCAACAAACATTAGATTTTGTAGCCCAATATCGCAAAGGTATCTCTAACCATGCAGCTTGTATAGTTGGTTACGACGATGCATACAATGGGGGAGAAAAGGGCTATTTTCTTTTGAAAAACAATTTCGCAAATTGGGGTGATGGAGCAGGTTTTTGCTGGATGCCATATTCTTACCTCACTCCAATGATTTATGAAGCTTACTATATCAAAGGTTTCAGGTAA
- a CDS encoding metallophosphatase domain-containing protein, which yields MKFVVISDTHGYHRELALPKGDVLIHGGDFCHLGDTAQMHDFLNWFEALNYHTKIFIGGNHDFFAADKPKDFKSLIPTGITYLNDSGFKLNGLNIWGSPVQPDLIGWAFGVQRGNAMNKHWRLIPKNTDILITHTPPKGILDKSASGMVLGCEELKKKLTYVKPKIHIFGHVHASYGVLENATTKYINASNMDSDKGLVNPPVVFEI from the coding sequence ATCATAGAGAACTTGCTTTACCCAAAGGAGATGTGCTCATACATGGTGGAGATTTTTGCCATCTAGGAGATACTGCGCAAATGCACGATTTTCTAAACTGGTTTGAGGCACTTAATTACCACACAAAAATATTTATAGGTGGTAATCACGATTTTTTTGCTGCTGATAAACCAAAAGATTTTAAATCGCTTATTCCTACAGGTATTACCTATTTAAATGATAGTGGATTTAAGTTAAATGGCTTAAACATTTGGGGTTCTCCGGTGCAGCCAGATTTAATTGGTTGGGCATTTGGAGTACAAAGAGGCAATGCCATGAACAAACACTGGCGCTTAATTCCTAAAAACACAGATATATTAATTACGCATACACCTCCCAAAGGCATACTAGATAAATCTGCTTCGGGCATGGTACTGGGTTGCGAAGAATTAAAAAAGAAGCTAACTTATGTGAAACCAAAAATTCATATTTTCGGGCATGTGCATGCAAGTTATGGAGTCTTAGAAAATGCAACTACAAAATATATAAATGCCTCAAATATGGATTCGGACAAAGGTTTGGTGAATCCACCAGTAGTTTTTGAAATTTAA
- a CDS encoding DUF6940 family protein — MEVVKEFLEPGRVKKYKFTHEGKILSFKEVINLMATSVDFRNLLTDVLVKCPFKGYYWEVKPITAQLLNTEFEFVAVNSNTLPNIIADKSPFLKYFATDKQVVTFPNLRGDAQLVVPIDISDDFHYAHMADFVRNAPPEQVDEMWQLVTKEYSKLIGESPRWLSTAGLGVSWLHVRIDSTPKYYRFQPYKSL; from the coding sequence ATGGAAGTTGTAAAAGAGTTTTTGGAGCCCGGCAGGGTAAAAAAATATAAGTTTACTCACGAAGGAAAAATTCTTTCTTTTAAAGAAGTAATTAATTTGATGGCTACATCTGTAGATTTTCGTAACTTATTAACAGATGTGCTGGTCAAGTGTCCGTTTAAGGGTTATTACTGGGAAGTAAAGCCGATTACCGCCCAATTGTTAAATACCGAATTTGAATTTGTAGCAGTAAATAGCAATACGCTACCAAACATTATAGCCGATAAATCTCCTTTTTTAAAGTATTTTGCTACAGATAAGCAGGTGGTAACCTTTCCTAATTTACGTGGCGATGCGCAATTGGTAGTGCCTATAGATATTAGCGATGATTTTCATTATGCGCATATGGCAGATTTTGTGAGAAATGCTCCGCCCGAACAAGTAGATGAAATGTGGCAGTTAGTAACAAAAGAATATAGCAAGTTAATTGGCGAATCGCCACGATGGTTGAGTACAGCAGGTTTGGGTGTAAGTTGGCTTCATGTACGTATAGATTCCACTCCGAAGTATTATAGATTTCAACCTTATAAAAGTTTATAA
- a CDS encoding SDR family NAD(P)-dependent oxidoreductase, protein MYTSEFLAKYGFTEEEWTSCLKVLSQLKDNPFENPDNDRFGALVTKIHKTAKKQLRKSAYQQDKSADLAVLKQATIAKNALNGNTLFDHNTSDQKDTYTDLNFPKNCYSCNQAYQKVHFFYHRLCPTCAELNYKHRNLKVDLNGRNIILTGGRVKIGYATSLMLLRSKANLTVTTRFPALALTQFSKEIDYETWKDKLTVYGLDLRNLSAVEEFISYYKSQHKSLDVLINNAAQTIKYEKDYYQPLIAKENQLLPAFRYQKSFTQNQTPVISDTKALESIKQSVSDLTLNRFGQPVDLRTKNSWNSTLEEVSTYELLEVNLINQISPFLLIREFTPLLKASTFAEKFIINVTSSEGQFSYHNKTIFHPHTNMTKAALNMMTKTSAAAYAKDKIFMNSVDVGWVSTGAHEILREKQFEAGYIPPLDPVDGAARILHPVYEGLENKVYIAGELLKNYQIIDW, encoded by the coding sequence ATGTATACATCTGAGTTTTTGGCAAAATATGGTTTTACTGAAGAAGAATGGACTAGTTGCTTAAAGGTACTTAGCCAATTAAAAGACAATCCTTTCGAAAATCCGGATAATGATCGGTTTGGGGCACTTGTTACTAAAATCCATAAAACAGCAAAAAAACAACTCAGAAAAAGTGCCTATCAACAAGATAAAAGTGCTGACTTGGCTGTACTCAAACAAGCAACAATTGCCAAGAATGCTTTAAACGGCAATACACTTTTTGATCATAATACATCCGATCAGAAAGACACTTATACCGATTTAAACTTTCCGAAAAACTGCTATAGTTGCAACCAAGCCTATCAAAAAGTGCATTTTTTCTACCATCGCTTATGCCCTACTTGTGCCGAGTTAAACTACAAGCACCGAAATCTTAAAGTTGATCTTAATGGCAGAAATATAATTCTCACTGGTGGCAGAGTTAAAATAGGTTATGCAACCAGCTTAATGCTATTGAGAAGCAAAGCAAACCTAACCGTTACTACCCGTTTTCCGGCTCTGGCTTTAACACAATTCTCTAAAGAAATAGACTACGAAACATGGAAAGATAAACTCACTGTGTATGGTCTGGATTTACGAAACCTAAGTGCGGTAGAAGAATTTATCAGTTATTATAAATCACAACATAAAAGCCTAGATGTGTTGATAAACAATGCTGCTCAAACCATTAAATATGAAAAAGATTATTATCAACCATTAATTGCAAAAGAAAACCAGTTACTGCCTGCCTTTAGGTATCAAAAAAGTTTTACTCAAAACCAGACTCCGGTTATAAGCGATACAAAAGCTTTAGAATCGATAAAACAATCAGTTTCCGATTTAACCTTAAACAGATTTGGGCAGCCTGTAGACTTGCGTACAAAAAACAGTTGGAACAGCACTTTAGAAGAAGTTTCTACCTATGAGTTACTAGAAGTAAACCTGATCAATCAGATATCTCCTTTTTTACTCATTAGAGAATTTACCCCACTGTTAAAAGCATCTACTTTCGCAGAGAAGTTTATTATTAATGTTACCTCTTCTGAAGGGCAGTTTAGCTATCACAACAAAACCATTTTTCATCCACACACAAACATGACAAAAGCTGCTTTAAATATGATGACCAAAACATCTGCGGCCGCTTATGCAAAAGATAAAATCTTTATGAATAGTGTAGATGTAGGTTGGGTTTCTACAGGGGCACATGAAATACTAAGAGAAAAACAATTTGAAGCTGGATATATACCACCACTCGACCCTGTAGATGGAGCTGCTCGTATACTCCATCCTGTTTATGAGGGTTTGGAAAATAAAGTTTATATTGCAGGCGAATTGTTGAAAAATTACCAAATTATCGATTGGTAA